A section of the Drosophila subobscura isolate 14011-0131.10 chromosome A, UCBerk_Dsub_1.0, whole genome shotgun sequence genome encodes:
- the LOC117902322 gene encoding guanine nucleotide-releasing factor 2 isoform X7, which yields MRTTNNTLGRSHSPHSPRTKHGVGVKPPPSNEEVQRSTQTLETHVKDISNALKHFRDVILKKKLEVLPGNGTVILETIASMYSVIQTYTPLNENSAIMSSATQQVYQSLGKLIKLCDEVMLSDESGECPSLSNENVREVIDLLEDAVRNLVTLAQGKLKEQDQCTFRYSGSSGLGGIGAAAEIMGAVTASSTNAGGGGGILPVGGVPGTGISGVASMRISAVENAAVAQRTSLPDIALSPKERASLEHRNVNPMRGSHSTESILRDTSPPPKPPLPNRASNPPPLPPKRRSQPQAPPGGSSSSTSTSNQASPLPYAQSHNISLNSDLDCSSNISLLNYGVDRLSVRSRSPDENSQCSFDSALNHSREEEDPQQHQQQQHLKQPLKLMEEDADKMISYKAAGSASAAAQEMTMAMAPANAQTQLSGTGGPSAGGGGETNTELRTAAAALTNNRHSNESGFVSMKSFRTSTQSVSKRSSDYSVQSSAKSSSSNSEIAISISESASATASASSSEYQQISQSVSHSSQRQQQQQHISSSSSSSMTTTTLSSYSSGEQQEQAATTGAAAPALPPKTTTPVATATGTATTSSHQRTLTRHESSALDELDWSQGAASSSSSSAAEVAELRQLSPHHHHQQQLHQWHSKHHSLIEPPRSAPHHLAGSCSAFDQRQLDEPPPLPIKKKHMFQSVAFSVLAYMEICSASTRSIEQHRHTMHACNISRNISHSQTMNIMPMSKELSPELETPPALPPKNYKQRKPAASLQPIIVTTPPPSPKPTLGENGSSGGGGGGGGRPDSRMATVCEEHNDSLVLDSNENVNVSSGDGDADGEGEGESQTFYCHSHQLPDEPVAATTSADNDQHQQQQPINTPKLIEDEQESRVTPESEAEKQQEQQKQQDAGEVETVINMLEEVNITRYLILKKKEEDGPEVKGGYIDALIVHASRVQKVADNAFSEAFITTFRTFIQPIDVIEKLTHRYTYFFCQVQDNKQKAAKETFSLLVRVVNDLTSTDLTSQLLSLLVEFVYQLVCSGQLYLAKLLRNKFVEKVTLYKEPKVYGFVNDLEMVGTITSSGAAGGGIGGSVGGGLSGNSSSSMSSGSSNHPSLLDLKSLDIAEQMTLLDAELFQKIEIPEVLLFAKDQCEEKSPNLNKFTEHFNKMSYWARSKILRLHDAKEREKHVNKFIKIMKHLRKMNNYNSYLALLSALDSGPIRRLEWQKSITEEVRSFCALIDSSSSFRAYRQALAETNPPCIPYIGLVLQDLTFVHVGNQDYLSKGVINFSKRWQQYNIIVNMKRFKKCAYPFRRNERIIRFFENFKDFMGEEEMWQISEKIKPRGRRPQNY from the exons ATGcgcaccaccaacaacacGCTGGGTCGCTCCCACTCACCGCACAGTCCGCGCACAAAGCATGGCGTTGGCGTCAAGCCGCCACCCTCCAATGAGGAGGTGCAGCGCTCCACACAGACGCTGGAGACGCACGTCAAGGATATATCGAATGCCCTCAAGCACTTTCGGGACGTTATTCTGAAGAAGAAGCTCGAGGTGCTGCCCGGCAATGGTACGGTCATCTTGGAGACCATTGCCAGCATGTATTCCG TTATTCAAACGTATACCCCACTGAATGAAAACAGTGCCATCATGAGCTCCGCCACGCAGCAGGTTTATCAATCCCTGGGCAAACTCATCAAACTCTGCGACGAGGTAATGCTCTCCGATGAGAGCGGAGAGTGCCCCTCCCTCAGCAACGAGAATGTGCGCGAGGTTATCGATCTACTCGAGGATGCAGTGAGG AATCTCGTTACCCTGGCCCAGGGTAAGTTGAAGGAACAGGATCAGTGCACCTTTCGCTACAGCGGCTCTTCGGGCCTGGGTGGCATTGGAGCCGCAGCCGAGATTATGGGCGCTGTCACAGCATCCAGTACGAACGCAGGCGGCGGGGGCGGCATACTACCGGTTGGTGGTGTACCCGGCACCGGGATCTCGGGCGTGGCCAGCATGCGGATCTCCGCTGTCGAGAACGCGGCCGTGGCACAGCGCACCTCCCTGCCGGACATCGCCCTGTCGCCGAAGGAGCGGGCTAGCCTGGAGCATCGGAATGTGAATCCCATGCGGGGATCCCACAGCACCGAGAGCATACTCCGCGACACGAGTCCGCCGCCAAAGCCGCCGCTACCTAATCGGGCCAGCAATCCCCCACCATTGCCACCCAAGCGACGCAGCCAGCCGCAAGCGCCACCCGgtggctcctcctcatccacgTCGACATCGAACCAGGCCAGTCCGCTGCCCTATGCGCAGTCGCACAACATCAGCCTCAACTCGGACCTGGACTGCAGCTCCAACATCTCGCTGCTAAACTACGGGGTGGATCG CCTCTCGGTGCGTTCTCGTTCACCGGATGAGAATAGCCAGTGCTCCTTTGACTCGGCTTTGAATCACTCtcgcgaggaggaggatccgcaacaacaccaacagcaacagcatttgAAGCAGCCCTTGAAGCTGATGGAAGAGGATGCAGACAAGATGATAAGCTACA AAGCCGCCGGGTCCGCAAGCGCTGCTGCACAGGAAAtgaccatggccatggctcCAGCCAATGCGCAGACTCAGCTGTCAGGAACCGGAGGCCCAAGtgcaggaggtggaggtgaaACTAACACGGAACTGCgcacagcggcggcagcccTCACCAACAATCGTCATTCGAACGAATCGG GTTTCGTGTCAATGAAGTCGTTTCGCACATCCACGCAGAGCGTCTCCAAACGCTCCTCGGACTACAGCGTGCAATCGTCAGCTAAATCGTCGAGCAGCAATTCGGAGATTGCGATCAGTATCAGCGAGTCGGCGTCTGCGACAGCGAGTGCGTCCAGCAGCGAGTACCAGCAGATCAGCCAATCGGttagccacagcagccagcggcagcagcagcagcagcacatctccagcagcagcagcagtagcatgaccaccaccaccctgagcagctacagcagtggcgagcagcaggagcaggcagcaacaacaggggCTGCAGCACCCGCCCTGCCACCCAAGACGACAACACCGGTAGCGACGGCAACCGgaacggcaacaacaagttcGCATCAGCGCACGTTGACGCGTCACGAATCAAGCGCCCTAGACGAGCTGGACTGGAGTCAGGgtgcagcgagcagcagcagcagcagtgccgcAGAGGTGGCAGAACTGAGGCAACTGTCGCCgcaccatcaccaccagcaacagctgcaCCAGTGGCACTCGAAGCACCACAGCCTGATTGAGCCGCCGCGCAGTGCTCCCCACCACTTGGCTGGCAGTTGCAGCGCCTTCGATCAGAGGCAACTCGATGagccgccgccgttgcccATTAAGAAGAAGCACA TGTTTCAAAGTGTGGCATTCTCGG TTCTGGCCTACATGGAGATCTGCTCGGCCTCGACCCGCTCCATCGAGCAGCACCGACACACGATGCATGCGTGCAACATCAGCCGGAATATCTCCCACAGCCAGACTATGAA TATTATGCCGATGAGCAAGGAACTGTCGCCCGAGCTAGAGACGCCACCAGCCTTGCCGCCAAAGAACTACAAGCAGCGCAAGCCGGCGGCCTCTTTGCAGCCGATAATTGTCACCACACCGCCGCCCAGTCCAAAGCCGACACTGGGCGAGAATGGATCGagcggtggaggcggcggcggcggcgggaGGCCAGACAGCCGTATGGCCACTGTCTGTGAAGAGCATAACGATTCCCTCGTTCTCGACAGCAATGAGAATGTGAATGTCAGCtctggcgatggcgatgccgaTGGCGAGGGCGAAGGCGAGAGTCAGACCTTCTATTGCCACTCGCATCAGCTGCCGGATGAGCCGGTGGCAGCGACAACATCGGCGGACAATGaccagcatcaacagcagcagcccataAATACGCCCAAGCTGATCGAAGACGAACAAGAGTCGAGAGTCACCCCAGAGTCAGAGgccgagaagcagcaggagcagcagaagcagcaggatgCTGGCGAGGTGGAGACGGTGATCAATATGCTGGAGGAGGTCAATATAACGCGCTATCTAATACTCAAGAAAAAGGAGGAGGACGGGCCAGAGGTCAAGGGCGGCTACATTGACGCGCTCATTGTGCACGCGAGCCGAGTCCAGAAGGTCGCCGACAATG CATTCAGCGAGGCGTTCATCACCACCTTCCGCACCTTCATCCAGCCGATCGATGTGATCGAGAAGCTCACCCATCGCTACACATACTTCTTCTGCCAGGTGCAGGATAACAAGCAGAAGGCCGCCAAAGAGACCTTCTCGCTGCTGGTGCGGGTTGTCAATGATTTAAC ATCTACGGATCTCACCAGCCAACTGCTTAGCCTGCTGGTGGAGTTTGTCTACCAGCTGGTCTGCTCCGGACAGCTGTATCTGGCCAAGTTGCTGCGCAACAAGTTCGTGGAGAAGGTGACGCTCTACAAGGAGCCCAAGGTGTATGGCTTTGTCAACGATCTGGAGATGGTCGGGACCATAACCAGCAGCGGAGCCGCTGGCGGCGGCATCGGTGGAAGCGTCGGTGGCGGTCTGTCCGgtaatagcagcagcagcatgagcagcggcagcagcaatcatCCCAGCCTGCTGGACCTCAAGTCCCTGGACATTGCCGAGCAGATGACGCTGCTGGATGCGGAGCTGTTCCAGAAGATCGAGATACCCGAAGTATTACTATTTGCCAAAGATCAGTGCGAGGAGAAGTCGCCCAATCTCAACAAGTTCACCGAGCACTTTAACAAGATGTCCTACTGGGCTCGCTCCAAGATCCTGCGACTGCACGACGCCAAGGAGCGGGAGAAGCATGTGAATAAGTTTATTAAAATCATGAAGCATCTGCGTAAGATGAACAACTATAATTCGTATCTGGCGCTGCTCTCGGCCCTCGATTCGGGTCCCATTCGAAG ATTGGAGTGGCAGAAGAGTATCACAGAGGAGGTGCGCTCCTTTTGCGCCCTCATCgattccagttccagttttcGAGCCTATCGCCAGGCCCTGGCCGAAACCAATCCGCCCTGCATACCCTATAT CGGTCTGGTCCTGCAGGATCTGACGTTTGTGCATGTGGGCAACCAGGACTATCTGTCCAAGGGTGTCATCAATTTCTCCAAACGCTGGCAGCAGTACAACATCATTGTGAACATGAAGCGTTTCAAGAAGTG TGCGTATCCGTTTAGACGAAACGAGCGGATCATACGGTTCTTTGAGAACTTCAAGGACTTTATGGGCGAGGAGGAGATGTGGCAAATATCGGAGAAGATCAAGCCACGCGGACGTCGGCCTCAAAACTactaa
- the LOC117902322 gene encoding guanine nucleotide-releasing factor 2 isoform X9, protein MRVLNTELRLRFKNRRPRPFNRAASADDAAMMDTSNPGTPATTPTDQSIHGGGGGTISMNGSISSPNTPGGGGIGGGCSSSSNNSINSGSYASVSSVPVACTPPPPTHHHQHQGGGRAGGGVPPAPPSAAHGNQTGSSGHKNSLKGTKLARRARSFKDDLIEKISLMRTTNNTLGRSHSPHSPRTKHGVGVKPPPSNEEVQRSTQTLETHVKDISNALKHFRDVILKKKLEVLPGNGTVILETIASMYSVIQTYTPLNENSAIMSSATQQVYQSLGKLIKLCDEVMLSDESGECPSLSNENVREVIDLLEDAVRNLVTLAQGKLKEQDQCTFRYSGSSGLGGIGAAAEIMGAVTASSTNAGGGGGILPVGGVPGTGISGVASMRISAVENAAVAQRTSLPDIALSPKERASLEHRNVNPMRGSHSTESILRDTSPPPKPPLPNRASNPPPLPPKRRSQPQAPPGGSSSSTSTSNQASPLPYAQSHNISLNSDLDCSSNISLLNYGVDRLSVRSRSPDENSQCSFDSALNHSREEEDPQQHQQQQHLKQPLKLMEEDADKMISYSFVSMKSFRTSTQSVSKRSSDYSVQSSAKSSSSNSEIAISISESASATASASSSEYQQISQSVSHSSQRQQQQQHISSSSSSSMTTTTLSSYSSGEQQEQAATTGAAAPALPPKTTTPVATATGTATTSSHQRTLTRHESSALDELDWSQGAASSSSSSAAEVAELRQLSPHHHHQQQLHQWHSKHHSLIEPPRSAPHHLAGSCSAFDQRQLDEPPPLPIKKKHILAYMEICSASTRSIEQHRHTMHACNISRNISHSQTMNIMPMSKELSPELETPPALPPKNYKQRKPAASLQPIIVTTPPPSPKPTLGENGSSGGGGGGGGRPDSRMATVCEEHNDSLVLDSNENVNVSSGDGDADGEGEGESQTFYCHSHQLPDEPVAATTSADNDQHQQQQPINTPKLIEDEQESRVTPESEAEKQQEQQKQQDAGEVETVINMLEEVNITRYLILKKKEEDGPEVKGGYIDALIVHASRVQKVADNAFSEAFITTFRTFIQPIDVIEKLTHRYTYFFCQVQDNKQKAAKETFSLLVRVVNDLTSTDLTSQLLSLLVEFVYQLVCSGQLYLAKLLRNKFVEKVTLYKEPKVYGFVNDLEMVGTITSSGAAGGGIGGSVGGGLSGNSSSSMSSGSSNHPSLLDLKSLDIAEQMTLLDAELFQKIEIPEVLLFAKDQCEEKSPNLNKFTEHFNKMSYWARSKILRLHDAKEREKHVNKFIKIMKHLRKMNNYNSYLALLSALDSGPIRRLEWQKSITEEVRSFCALIDSSSSFRAYRQALAETNPPCIPYIGLVLQDLTFVHVGNQDYLSKGVINFSKRWQQYNIIVNMKRFKKCAYPFRRNERIIRFFENFKDFMGEEEMWQISEKIKPRGRRPQNY, encoded by the exons ACGGCAGCATCAGCTCTCCGAACACGCCGGGCGGTGGTGGCATTGGTGgtgggtgcagcagcagcagcaacaacagcatcaatAGCGGCAGCTACGCGAGTGTCTCCTCAGTGCCCGTCGCATGcacaccgccgccgccgacgcaccaccaccagcatcagggaggagggagagcCGGAGGCGGAGTGCCACCGGCACCGCCGAGCGCCGCTCACGGCAATCAGACCGGATCATCGGGTCATAAGAACAGCCTCAAGGGAACGAAGCTGGCACGACGGGCGCGCTCCTTTAAAGACGACCTGATCGAAAAGATATCCCTAATGcgcaccaccaacaacacGCTGGGTCGCTCCCACTCACCGCACAGTCCGCGCACAAAGCATGGCGTTGGCGTCAAGCCGCCACCCTCCAATGAGGAGGTGCAGCGCTCCACACAGACGCTGGAGACGCACGTCAAGGATATATCGAATGCCCTCAAGCACTTTCGGGACGTTATTCTGAAGAAGAAGCTCGAGGTGCTGCCCGGCAATGGTACGGTCATCTTGGAGACCATTGCCAGCATGTATTCCG TTATTCAAACGTATACCCCACTGAATGAAAACAGTGCCATCATGAGCTCCGCCACGCAGCAGGTTTATCAATCCCTGGGCAAACTCATCAAACTCTGCGACGAGGTAATGCTCTCCGATGAGAGCGGAGAGTGCCCCTCCCTCAGCAACGAGAATGTGCGCGAGGTTATCGATCTACTCGAGGATGCAGTGAGG AATCTCGTTACCCTGGCCCAGGGTAAGTTGAAGGAACAGGATCAGTGCACCTTTCGCTACAGCGGCTCTTCGGGCCTGGGTGGCATTGGAGCCGCAGCCGAGATTATGGGCGCTGTCACAGCATCCAGTACGAACGCAGGCGGCGGGGGCGGCATACTACCGGTTGGTGGTGTACCCGGCACCGGGATCTCGGGCGTGGCCAGCATGCGGATCTCCGCTGTCGAGAACGCGGCCGTGGCACAGCGCACCTCCCTGCCGGACATCGCCCTGTCGCCGAAGGAGCGGGCTAGCCTGGAGCATCGGAATGTGAATCCCATGCGGGGATCCCACAGCACCGAGAGCATACTCCGCGACACGAGTCCGCCGCCAAAGCCGCCGCTACCTAATCGGGCCAGCAATCCCCCACCATTGCCACCCAAGCGACGCAGCCAGCCGCAAGCGCCACCCGgtggctcctcctcatccacgTCGACATCGAACCAGGCCAGTCCGCTGCCCTATGCGCAGTCGCACAACATCAGCCTCAACTCGGACCTGGACTGCAGCTCCAACATCTCGCTGCTAAACTACGGGGTGGATCG CCTCTCGGTGCGTTCTCGTTCACCGGATGAGAATAGCCAGTGCTCCTTTGACTCGGCTTTGAATCACTCtcgcgaggaggaggatccgcaacaacaccaacagcaacagcatttgAAGCAGCCCTTGAAGCTGATGGAAGAGGATGCAGACAAGATGATAAGCTACA GTTTCGTGTCAATGAAGTCGTTTCGCACATCCACGCAGAGCGTCTCCAAACGCTCCTCGGACTACAGCGTGCAATCGTCAGCTAAATCGTCGAGCAGCAATTCGGAGATTGCGATCAGTATCAGCGAGTCGGCGTCTGCGACAGCGAGTGCGTCCAGCAGCGAGTACCAGCAGATCAGCCAATCGGttagccacagcagccagcggcagcagcagcagcagcacatctccagcagcagcagcagtagcatgaccaccaccaccctgagcagctacagcagtggcgagcagcaggagcaggcagcaacaacaggggCTGCAGCACCCGCCCTGCCACCCAAGACGACAACACCGGTAGCGACGGCAACCGgaacggcaacaacaagttcGCATCAGCGCACGTTGACGCGTCACGAATCAAGCGCCCTAGACGAGCTGGACTGGAGTCAGGgtgcagcgagcagcagcagcagcagtgccgcAGAGGTGGCAGAACTGAGGCAACTGTCGCCgcaccatcaccaccagcaacagctgcaCCAGTGGCACTCGAAGCACCACAGCCTGATTGAGCCGCCGCGCAGTGCTCCCCACCACTTGGCTGGCAGTTGCAGCGCCTTCGATCAGAGGCAACTCGATGagccgccgccgttgcccATTAAGAAGAAGCACA TTCTGGCCTACATGGAGATCTGCTCGGCCTCGACCCGCTCCATCGAGCAGCACCGACACACGATGCATGCGTGCAACATCAGCCGGAATATCTCCCACAGCCAGACTATGAA TATTATGCCGATGAGCAAGGAACTGTCGCCCGAGCTAGAGACGCCACCAGCCTTGCCGCCAAAGAACTACAAGCAGCGCAAGCCGGCGGCCTCTTTGCAGCCGATAATTGTCACCACACCGCCGCCCAGTCCAAAGCCGACACTGGGCGAGAATGGATCGagcggtggaggcggcggcggcggcgggaGGCCAGACAGCCGTATGGCCACTGTCTGTGAAGAGCATAACGATTCCCTCGTTCTCGACAGCAATGAGAATGTGAATGTCAGCtctggcgatggcgatgccgaTGGCGAGGGCGAAGGCGAGAGTCAGACCTTCTATTGCCACTCGCATCAGCTGCCGGATGAGCCGGTGGCAGCGACAACATCGGCGGACAATGaccagcatcaacagcagcagcccataAATACGCCCAAGCTGATCGAAGACGAACAAGAGTCGAGAGTCACCCCAGAGTCAGAGgccgagaagcagcaggagcagcagaagcagcaggatgCTGGCGAGGTGGAGACGGTGATCAATATGCTGGAGGAGGTCAATATAACGCGCTATCTAATACTCAAGAAAAAGGAGGAGGACGGGCCAGAGGTCAAGGGCGGCTACATTGACGCGCTCATTGTGCACGCGAGCCGAGTCCAGAAGGTCGCCGACAATG CATTCAGCGAGGCGTTCATCACCACCTTCCGCACCTTCATCCAGCCGATCGATGTGATCGAGAAGCTCACCCATCGCTACACATACTTCTTCTGCCAGGTGCAGGATAACAAGCAGAAGGCCGCCAAAGAGACCTTCTCGCTGCTGGTGCGGGTTGTCAATGATTTAAC ATCTACGGATCTCACCAGCCAACTGCTTAGCCTGCTGGTGGAGTTTGTCTACCAGCTGGTCTGCTCCGGACAGCTGTATCTGGCCAAGTTGCTGCGCAACAAGTTCGTGGAGAAGGTGACGCTCTACAAGGAGCCCAAGGTGTATGGCTTTGTCAACGATCTGGAGATGGTCGGGACCATAACCAGCAGCGGAGCCGCTGGCGGCGGCATCGGTGGAAGCGTCGGTGGCGGTCTGTCCGgtaatagcagcagcagcatgagcagcggcagcagcaatcatCCCAGCCTGCTGGACCTCAAGTCCCTGGACATTGCCGAGCAGATGACGCTGCTGGATGCGGAGCTGTTCCAGAAGATCGAGATACCCGAAGTATTACTATTTGCCAAAGATCAGTGCGAGGAGAAGTCGCCCAATCTCAACAAGTTCACCGAGCACTTTAACAAGATGTCCTACTGGGCTCGCTCCAAGATCCTGCGACTGCACGACGCCAAGGAGCGGGAGAAGCATGTGAATAAGTTTATTAAAATCATGAAGCATCTGCGTAAGATGAACAACTATAATTCGTATCTGGCGCTGCTCTCGGCCCTCGATTCGGGTCCCATTCGAAG ATTGGAGTGGCAGAAGAGTATCACAGAGGAGGTGCGCTCCTTTTGCGCCCTCATCgattccagttccagttttcGAGCCTATCGCCAGGCCCTGGCCGAAACCAATCCGCCCTGCATACCCTATAT CGGTCTGGTCCTGCAGGATCTGACGTTTGTGCATGTGGGCAACCAGGACTATCTGTCCAAGGGTGTCATCAATTTCTCCAAACGCTGGCAGCAGTACAACATCATTGTGAACATGAAGCGTTTCAAGAAGTG TGCGTATCCGTTTAGACGAAACGAGCGGATCATACGGTTCTTTGAGAACTTCAAGGACTTTATGGGCGAGGAGGAGATGTGGCAAATATCGGAGAAGATCAAGCCACGCGGACGTCGGCCTCAAAACTactaa